The following are encoded together in the Zingiber officinale cultivar Zhangliang chromosome 8A, Zo_v1.1, whole genome shotgun sequence genome:
- the LOC122011169 gene encoding transcription factor MYB41-like, which produces MDPEGRVHSAQELRTSPAEGGTEGARPQKTRKRRSWTAEEDAVLAAHVQAHGVGKWDAVPQSTGLARTGQSCRFRWLNRLRPGLKDDGIAFSRDEEIHLCRLHAALGNKWSRIAAEMEGRSENEVMHYWFCYVSRCQRAGLNVYPPEVQQAADGQPSLHQPQPKRHKNQTSSLPQQLPPPPQYLHPVGYPNYPVVPTHLPQPLGAVYPVTMAIALPPTPLPPLPVMAEASPTTQFWEQVLSLSNQNVVQGMQPHPLALPLGNTTEFNENDQGLASLLPHSNQNVEQEMRSQPPALSSENVTEINEEDQLLPPLLPQSNQNVEQGSQPQPPALPMENATEFKNEGQPLTSLPPMSNQNVAPGSQPQPPALPMENATEFNEEGQPSTSLPPFPDQNVEQERQPQWLALPLENATELNEEGQPLSSLSPLCDQNVEQGMQPQWPALSFGYAPKFFDEFWGFY; this is translated from the exons ATGGATCCCGAGGGAAGAGTACACAGTGCGCAAGAACTGCGCACGTCACCAGCAGAAGGAGGCACGGAAGGAGCGCGGCCGCagaaaactaggaagagaagATCGTGGACGGCGGAGGAAGACGCTGTGCTGGCGGCGCACGTCCAGGCTCACGGCGTGGGGAAATGGGATGCGGTGCCGCAGAGCACCGGGCTGGCACGCACCGGCCAGAGCTGCCGGTTTCGGTGGCTTAACAGACTCCGCCCCGGCCTCAAGGACGACGGCATCGCCTTCTCACGCGATGAGGAGATCCACCTCTGCCGCCTCCATGCGGCGCTCGGCAACAAGTGGTCTCGCATCGCCGCCGAA ATGGAGGGCAGATCGGAGAACGAAGTCATGCACTACTGGTTTTGCTACGTCAGTCGATGCCAACGGGCCGGCCTCAACGTGTACCCTCCGGAGGTGCAACAAGCCGCCGACGGACAACCTTCCCTCCACCAACCACAACCCAAAAGGCACAAGAATCAGACTTCTTCGTTGCCGCAACAGCTTCCGCCGCCGCCGCAATATCTGCATCCCGTCGGCTATCCAAATTATCCCGTCGTCCCCACTCATCTGCCGCAACCACTCGGTGCCGTTTATCCTGTGACGATGGCCATCGCTCTTCCTCctactcctcttcctcctctcccggTCATGGCTGAGGCATCGCCCACCACCCAATTCTGGGAGCAGGTCCTGTCATTGTCGAATCAGAATGTTGTACAGGGGATGCAGCCACATCCGCTGGCGCTACCATTGGGAAACACAACGGAATTTAACGAGAATGACCAGGGCTTAGCGTCGCTCCTGCCACATTCCAATCAGAATGTTGAACAGGAGATGCGATCACAGCCGCCGGCGCTATCGTCGGAAAACGTGACTGAAATTAACGAGGAAGACCAACTCTTGCCGCCGCTCCTACCGCAGTCGAATCAGAATGTCGAACAGGGGAGTCAGCCCCAGCCGCCGGCGCTACCAATGGAAAACGCAACTGAATTTAAAAACGAAGGCCAGCCCCTGACGTCGCTCCCGCCAATGTCCAATCAGAATGTTGCTCCGGGGAGTCAGCCCCAGCCGCCGGCGCTACCAATGGAAAACGCAACTGAATTTAACGAGGAAGGCCAACCCTCGACGTCGCTCCCGCCATTTCCCGATCAGAATGTTGAACAGGAGAGGCAGCCACAGTGGCTGGCGCTTCCGTTAGAAAACGCGACGGAATTAAACGAGGAAGGCCAGCCCTTGTCGTCGCTCTCACCGCTGTGTGATCAGAATGTCGAACAGGGAATGCAGCCACAGTGGCCGGCACTATCGTTTGGATACGCACCCAAATTTTTCGACGAATTTTGGGGCTTTTACTGA
- the LOC122011170 gene encoding transcription factor MYB120-like, producing MEAAGGAYGAQEPGTSPAEGGREGMRPQKTRKRRSWTAEEDAVLAAHVRAHGVGKWDAVPKSTGLARTGQSCRFRWLNSLRPGLKDDGIAFSRDEEIHLCRLHAALGNKWNRIAAEMEGRSENQVMHYWFYYVSRCQQTGLNVYPPEVQQAANGQSDLHQPQPKRHKSQTSSLPQQFPPRATYLVPVGYPNYPVVPTHLPQPVGAVYPVMMTIPPPPLSIIAEYRPPFNSNDNNRNNL from the exons ATGGAGGCGGCGGGAGGAGCATACGGTGCGCAAGAACCGGGCACCTCGCCGGCGGAAGGAGGCAGGGAAGGAATGCGGCCGCagaaaactaggaagagaagGTCGTGGACGGCGGAGGAAGACGCTGTGCTGGCGGCGCACGTCCGGGCTCACGGCGTGGGAAAATGGGATGCGGTGCCGAAGAGCACCGGGCTGGCGCGCACCGGCCAGAGCTGCCGGTTTCGGTGGCTTAACAGCCTCCGCCCCGGCCTCAAGGACGACGGCATCGCCTTCTCACGCGACGAGGAGATCCACCTCTGCCGCCTCCATGCGGCCCTCGGCAACAAGTGGAATCGCATCGCCGCCGAA ATGGAGGGCAGATCGGAGAACCAAGTCATGCACTACTGGTTTTACTACGTCAGTCGATGCCAACAGACCGGCCTCAACGTCTACCCTCCGGAGGTGCAACAAGCCGCCAACGGACAATCTGACCTTCACCAACCACAACCCAAAAGGCACAAGAGTCAGACTTCTTCGTTACCGCAACAGTTTCCGCCGCGGGCGACGTATCTGGTTCCTGTAGGCTATCCCAATTATCCCGTCGTCCCCACTCATCTTCCGCAACCAGTAGGTGCCGTTTATCCAGTGATGATGACaatccctcctcctcctctgtcgaTCATAGCTGAGTATCGTCCACCATTCAATTCTAATGATAATAATAGAAATAatctttaa